Proteins from one Bacteroidales bacterium genomic window:
- a CDS encoding glycosyl hydrolase family 38 encodes MKRLFILLGISILLFHSLNAQSFITSDDFLINGYAKKNAGLDYEYHSCIPGLRESFLVRALNGKDYVEWETEKVPSGIKQKYGTITWVAAIGSSPGKARMVLNAGDNLSFEFYTDGRRTWEIPGAEGSSLSFHSIMVDQNGDNHGYMVLRIPSDKIKAGIPLKIKVTGSAANLTSWYMPFKKQVKTGVTLNAFPAIMKKGTSEVQLVEAGIFYFGQKADAKIFADGKLLENVTLNFGYNAVNLGLPPVSKPSKIELKVTAGDFSVKNIVTLNPVKRWKISFIQHSHTDIGYTRSQTEILAEHLRYIDYALDYCDATDNYPENAKFRWTCEASWPVDEYLKCRPQSQIDRLLKRINEGRIEVTGMYFNFDEIPDEKILATSLEAVGRIKEKGIPVKLAMQNDVNGIGWCMNDYFNQVGIKYLNMGTHGHRALICFDKPTMFWWESPSGQRILTFRAEHYMTGNTVLEMQSGDLNRFKNNLMNYLISLDSKKYPFDEMAIQHSGYLTDNSPPSSIASDLIKEWNETFLWPQLSTSTAESFFAGMEKSHSGEFQVIRGAWPDWWTDGFGASARETAASRIASSGLIANVAGLGMASSAGIKLPADIDKKIDLADNALLFYTEHTAGYSESVREPYSQQTMEQRALKDSYAWEANRRTASIGEEAMGLLQSMFTREKEPSFLVFNTLNWKRSGLTTVYIDHQIMPRGKTPGIFDRDGKRIPVQALSHRSDGTTWALWLNDVPAFGYKKYLIKQIDEKQSVSTKEKRTLLENKWYKITADPVKGAIISWFDKDLGIELIDPKSNYKMGEFILEQLGNRSQMESKRLDDFKRSPLDTVWFDSYSEGEIWNTIKFFGESETTVNPKGYSFEIRLYNTEKRLDLACSIVKKSIISPESFYIAFPINIIDGKHFLEVPGGIIEAGIDQIKGSSNDWYTVQNFTSVRNGSSQLVMGCAEMPLMQLGAINTGRYTAGALPQSTNIFSWPMNNYWVTNFNAEQRGGHTWTYYLTTSADNSAGFATRFGWGCRVPYLTRILPGEGTGDKNWEGAFLTGWPENVILISADPAADGKSLIIHLRETAGKETALAISNGITGKSLTAAEVDAAGKNVVNPSTKIGALNSKFYRITF; translated from the coding sequence ATGAAAAGACTTTTCATCCTTTTAGGAATTAGTATTCTTCTCTTTCATTCTCTTAACGCTCAGTCATTCATTACCTCCGACGATTTTCTGATTAACGGTTATGCAAAAAAAAACGCCGGTCTGGATTATGAATATCATTCCTGTATTCCGGGATTACGCGAAAGTTTCCTGGTTAGGGCACTGAACGGTAAAGACTATGTTGAATGGGAAACTGAAAAAGTCCCATCGGGCATAAAACAGAAATATGGCACAATTACCTGGGTTGCTGCAATAGGTTCCAGTCCGGGAAAAGCCAGGATGGTCCTGAATGCCGGAGACAATCTTAGTTTTGAATTCTATACCGACGGACGAAGAACCTGGGAGATCCCCGGAGCAGAAGGATCAAGCCTGAGTTTTCATTCCATAATGGTTGATCAGAATGGAGATAATCATGGCTATATGGTTCTTCGGATTCCCTCTGACAAGATAAAAGCCGGAATACCTCTGAAGATAAAGGTTACAGGCAGTGCGGCTAACCTCACATCGTGGTATATGCCCTTCAAGAAACAGGTAAAGACCGGAGTAACACTTAATGCATTTCCGGCAATAATGAAAAAGGGAACCTCTGAGGTACAACTTGTGGAAGCCGGAATCTTTTACTTTGGACAAAAGGCTGATGCAAAAATATTTGCCGACGGGAAACTGCTTGAGAATGTAACACTCAACTTTGGGTATAATGCAGTTAATCTGGGGCTGCCTCCTGTTTCGAAACCATCAAAAATTGAGCTTAAAGTTACAGCGGGTGACTTTTCGGTCAAAAATATTGTTACCCTGAATCCTGTAAAAAGATGGAAGATCAGCTTCATTCAGCATTCACATACCGATATCGGATATACAAGGTCACAGACAGAAATTCTTGCCGAACATCTGAGGTATATCGACTATGCTCTTGACTATTGTGATGCCACAGACAACTATCCCGAAAATGCAAAATTCAGATGGACTTGTGAAGCATCATGGCCTGTTGATGAGTATCTTAAATGCCGTCCGCAGAGTCAGATAGACCGTTTACTTAAACGGATAAATGAAGGCAGGATTGAGGTAACAGGAATGTATTTCAATTTTGATGAAATCCCTGATGAAAAAATCCTGGCAACATCTCTCGAGGCTGTCGGAAGAATAAAGGAAAAAGGCATTCCCGTAAAGCTTGCAATGCAGAACGATGTCAACGGAATAGGCTGGTGCATGAACGATTACTTCAACCAGGTCGGGATAAAATATCTGAACATGGGAACCCATGGTCATCGGGCACTTATATGTTTCGATAAACCAACAATGTTCTGGTGGGAGTCACCTTCCGGACAAAGAATTCTGACTTTCCGGGCAGAGCATTACATGACAGGCAACACAGTTCTTGAAATGCAGAGTGGTGATCTTAACCGGTTCAAGAACAACCTGATGAATTACCTGATAAGTCTCGATTCAAAGAAATACCCATTCGATGAAATGGCAATTCAGCATTCAGGTTATCTGACCGACAACTCTCCTCCTTCATCGATTGCCAGCGACCTGATAAAAGAGTGGAATGAAACCTTTTTATGGCCTCAGCTCTCAACCTCCACAGCTGAATCGTTTTTTGCAGGAATGGAAAAATCTCACAGCGGGGAATTCCAGGTAATCAGGGGTGCATGGCCAGACTGGTGGACTGATGGTTTCGGTGCTTCAGCCCGTGAAACGGCAGCAAGCCGTATTGCCTCATCCGGGCTAATTGCCAATGTCGCAGGACTTGGAATGGCTTCGTCAGCAGGAATAAAGCTTCCTGCTGATATTGATAAAAAAATTGATCTGGCCGATAATGCACTATTGTTTTATACTGAACATACTGCCGGTTATTCTGAGAGTGTTAGGGAGCCCTACAGTCAGCAGACTATGGAACAGCGGGCATTGAAAGACTCATATGCATGGGAAGCAAACCGCAGGACAGCCTCAATAGGTGAAGAGGCCATGGGTCTTCTTCAGAGTATGTTCACAAGGGAAAAAGAGCCTTCCTTTCTGGTTTTCAACACACTTAACTGGAAACGATCAGGATTGACTACTGTTTATATTGATCATCAGATTATGCCCCGGGGCAAGACTCCCGGCATCTTCGACAGGGATGGAAAGAGGATTCCTGTCCAGGCACTCTCCCATCGTTCTGATGGTACAACCTGGGCTCTCTGGCTAAATGATGTCCCTGCTTTCGGATATAAGAAATATTTAATAAAACAGATTGATGAGAAACAATCTGTTTCAACAAAAGAAAAAAGAACCCTTCTTGAAAACAAATGGTATAAAATCACTGCCGACCCGGTTAAAGGAGCGATCATATCATGGTTTGACAAAGATCTGGGAATTGAGCTTATCGATCCGAAAAGTAATTACAAAATGGGAGAATTCATTCTTGAACAACTGGGAAACCGCTCCCAGATGGAGAGCAAAAGACTCGATGATTTCAAACGCTCACCTCTCGACACAGTCTGGTTTGACTCATATTCGGAAGGCGAAATATGGAACACAATCAAATTCTTTGGAGAATCTGAAACCACAGTTAATCCTAAGGGTTATTCATTTGAAATCAGGCTTTACAATACTGAAAAACGCCTCGACCTGGCATGCTCAATTGTCAAGAAAAGTATCATTTCACCCGAGAGCTTTTATATCGCCTTTCCGATAAACATCATAGATGGAAAACATTTCCTGGAAGTACCAGGAGGAATAATCGAAGCCGGAATAGATCAGATAAAAGGCTCTTCGAACGACTGGTATACGGTTCAGAATTTCACATCTGTCAGAAACGGCAGCTCACAATTAGTGATGGGTTGTGCCGAAATGCCACTTATGCAGCTTGGCGCTATCAATACCGGACGCTACACAGCCGGAGCTCTTCCGCAAAGCACAAATATCTTCTCATGGCCAATGAATAATTACTGGGTAACCAACTTCAATGCTGAACAAAGAGGCGGTCATACCTGGACATATTACCTGACCACCTCAGCAGATAACTCAGCCGGTTTTGCGACCAGGTTCGGGTGGGGCTGCCGTGTACCTTACCTGACAAGGATCCTTCCGGGGGAAGGTACCGGAGATAAGAATTGGGAAGGGGCGTTCCTGACAGGATGGCCTGAAAATGTTATCCTGATAAGCGCTGACCCTGCAGCAGACGGCAAATCATTGATTATTCATCTGCGCGAAACTGCCGGGAAAGAAACCGCATTGGCAATTAGCAATGGAATTACTGGAAAATCACTGACAGCTGCCGAAGTTGATGCTGCCGGGAAAAATGTTGTTAACCCTTCAACTAAAATCGGGGCGTTAAATTCTAAATTTTATCGAATTACCTTTTAA
- a CDS encoding DUF4180 domain-containing protein, with amino-acid sequence MITFHDTDNGKIAEVTDVEFQISTVQDAVDLLGDMYYNNCNAIILKEINLHPDFFKLHTGLAGDILQKVSNYQFKLAVTGDFSKYTSKSLQDFIRESNRGNRVFFVENTDEALLRFGKK; translated from the coding sequence ATGATAACTTTTCATGATACGGACAACGGCAAAATCGCCGAGGTAACTGATGTTGAATTCCAAATCTCGACAGTGCAGGATGCTGTTGATCTGCTTGGCGATATGTATTACAACAATTGTAATGCAATCATTTTAAAAGAGATAAACCTTCACCCCGATTTTTTCAAATTGCATACCGGACTTGCCGGAGATATACTGCAGAAGGTTTCAAATTATCAGTTTAAACTTGCAGTTACAGGAGATTTTTCAAAATATACAAGTAAAAGTCTTCAGGATTTTATAAGGGAGAGCAACAGGGGAAACAGGGTTTTCTTTGTTGAAAATACTGATGAAGCATTATTAAGATTTGGTAAAAAATGA
- a CDS encoding glycoside hydrolase family 2 gives MNRRNFILKSTLVTTGSFLAGKIALFPQTFASEEETTINLYEIFRKPTLNYHPFVRWWWNGNKVEAGELISELRLLKAAGIGGVEINPVEFPKRSEGDDLGKPSLKWLSEEWIDMLSVTFKEAKSLGLTCDLIVGSGWPFGAENLQGEERSQVVVIAVKKITGPAEYEISKFELFKEADPAVSSPFPGRTMELLSLKLVTDPLININNVIDLHDTINNEVFKISIPEGKHALYALIRIDGFMQVINGAPGATGPVLNHYNEAAVKKYLTRMSSAIESKTGKLSGHIRALFTDSLELEGANWFDGIMDEFRKRRGYDIFPWLPFVLFKTGAMGNVTDFKYGVTVSPELEKDLCRMRYDFEITKAELLEERFIKPYTAWCRELNVKSRAQAYGRGFFPLESSFDYDIPESESWTMNWLKHKVGEEMPEEDYRRGRAYTMINKFVSSAANLTGKRIVSCEEMTDTYTVFNTSLENLKIGGDQSAITGVNHSVFHGFNYSPPEAPYPGWIRYGGYYNEKNTWWPWFHLYNDYKGRMSALLQNVTMVTDIAILPPVEDMWSLIGSQMEPFPSITHVEYMTLVWEAMNKNGHGCDYVSQNIISQSLMKEGFMSFGPRKYHSIFLIQVDSLNSATADKLLNFIAEGGRIFCIETIPFKSLGYKNYPEEDQKVKSLVQKMKSFPDRFIFLKKPEKNFISWFTEVQKNYNLKPNVLIEKPDPYVYQNCYKADDGSEMIYLINSHLHNSYQSTVTFSPEITRGRNGWIWEAETGNRYRIFPDKNNSLEIDLGPAESRIFIFDKNSSGTKWKPLPVNGSAEIILMEGWKAEFIHCRDGSGKKTSMNILQDLKDLPEFAAFAGTITYSNTVEIIDPENIIINLGKVYGLSELKVNGENCGAKWYGRRIYNIGKQLRKGSNIIEITVATSMGNYMKSLTDNPIAQYWTNEKNKIQPVQSMGLIGPVTLYKKS, from the coding sequence ATGAACAGACGAAACTTCATATTGAAGAGTACACTTGTTACCACCGGCAGTTTCCTTGCCGGAAAGATTGCATTATTCCCTCAGACGTTTGCCTCAGAAGAAGAAACTACTATTAACCTCTATGAAATATTCCGCAAACCAACTCTTAACTACCACCCGTTTGTGCGTTGGTGGTGGAACGGGAATAAGGTTGAAGCAGGTGAGCTAATCAGCGAACTCCGTCTTCTCAAAGCTGCCGGAATAGGAGGAGTTGAGATTAATCCCGTTGAATTCCCAAAAAGATCTGAGGGGGATGATCTTGGGAAACCCTCTCTGAAATGGCTTAGTGAGGAATGGATTGATATGCTTTCTGTAACGTTCAAAGAGGCTAAATCGCTCGGTCTGACCTGCGATCTCATTGTCGGTTCAGGCTGGCCTTTTGGTGCAGAGAATCTTCAGGGGGAAGAAAGATCTCAGGTTGTTGTTATTGCCGTTAAGAAAATAACAGGTCCGGCTGAATATGAAATATCGAAATTCGAACTTTTTAAAGAAGCAGATCCGGCTGTCAGTTCTCCCTTTCCTGGCAGGACAATGGAGCTTCTTTCCCTAAAGCTTGTCACGGATCCTCTGATCAACATTAATAATGTAATTGACCTGCATGATACTATTAATAATGAAGTATTTAAAATTTCCATTCCCGAAGGAAAACATGCCCTTTATGCGCTCATAAGGATTGATGGATTTATGCAGGTTATCAACGGGGCTCCCGGAGCAACCGGTCCTGTTCTGAATCATTATAATGAGGCTGCCGTTAAGAAATATCTGACCAGGATGTCTTCTGCAATTGAATCAAAAACAGGAAAACTTTCAGGTCATATCCGAGCGCTCTTCACCGACTCACTCGAGCTTGAAGGAGCCAACTGGTTTGATGGAATCATGGACGAGTTCAGGAAAAGAAGAGGATATGATATATTCCCATGGCTGCCATTTGTGCTTTTCAAAACCGGTGCAATGGGTAATGTTACCGATTTCAAATACGGTGTTACAGTGTCACCTGAACTTGAAAAGGATCTTTGCCGCATGAGATATGATTTTGAAATCACAAAGGCTGAGCTGCTTGAAGAAAGATTCATAAAACCTTATACTGCCTGGTGCAGAGAACTAAACGTAAAATCAAGGGCTCAGGCTTATGGTCGGGGTTTCTTCCCGCTCGAGAGCAGCTTTGATTATGATATCCCCGAGTCTGAATCATGGACAATGAACTGGCTGAAACATAAAGTAGGGGAAGAGATGCCAGAGGAAGATTACAGGCGTGGCAGGGCTTATACAATGATTAATAAATTTGTCTCCTCTGCAGCAAACCTTACAGGGAAAAGGATTGTAAGCTGTGAGGAGATGACTGACACCTACACTGTTTTCAACACTTCGCTGGAGAACCTTAAAATAGGTGGCGATCAGAGTGCTATCACAGGAGTTAATCATAGTGTTTTTCACGGATTCAACTACTCACCTCCGGAGGCTCCCTATCCCGGATGGATAAGATATGGCGGCTATTACAATGAGAAGAATACCTGGTGGCCCTGGTTTCATCTTTACAATGATTACAAAGGAAGGATGTCGGCACTCCTCCAGAATGTCACAATGGTTACTGATATTGCCATACTGCCACCCGTCGAGGATATGTGGAGCCTGATCGGATCGCAGATGGAGCCCTTTCCGTCAATTACTCATGTAGAGTATATGACACTTGTATGGGAAGCAATGAATAAGAACGGACATGGTTGTGATTATGTCTCCCAGAATATTATCAGCCAGTCACTAATGAAGGAGGGATTCATGTCATTTGGCCCCAGGAAATATCATAGTATCTTCCTCATACAGGTCGACAGTCTGAATTCAGCAACTGCAGATAAACTCCTAAACTTCATTGCAGAAGGAGGCAGGATTTTTTGCATAGAAACAATTCCATTTAAATCTCTCGGGTATAAAAACTATCCCGAAGAGGACCAGAAAGTAAAATCTCTTGTACAGAAGATGAAATCATTTCCCGATCGGTTTATCTTCCTGAAAAAGCCTGAAAAGAATTTTATTTCATGGTTCACTGAAGTTCAGAAGAATTACAATCTTAAACCGAACGTTCTTATTGAAAAACCTGACCCATACGTATATCAAAACTGCTACAAAGCTGATGATGGTTCGGAAATGATTTATCTGATAAACTCTCATCTGCATAATTCGTATCAGTCAACAGTTACTTTCTCTCCGGAAATTACAAGGGGCAGAAACGGGTGGATCTGGGAGGCAGAAACCGGGAATCGTTACAGAATTTTCCCCGATAAGAATAACAGCCTTGAAATTGACCTTGGTCCGGCAGAATCGAGGATCTTCATTTTCGACAAAAACAGTAGCGGAACCAAGTGGAAACCATTACCCGTAAATGGTTCGGCAGAGATAATTTTAATGGAAGGATGGAAGGCAGAATTCATTCATTGCCGGGATGGATCTGGCAAAAAGACTTCAATGAATATATTACAGGATCTTAAGGATTTGCCTGAGTTTGCAGCCTTTGCCGGAACAATCACTTACAGTAATACGGTTGAAATAATTGATCCTGAAAATATTATAATCAATCTGGGAAAAGTATACGGACTCTCTGAACTTAAAGTAAATGGTGAGAATTGTGGGGCAAAATGGTATGGCAGAAGAATTTATAATATTGGAAAACAACTCCGGAAAGGATCAAATATTATTGAGATAACCGTCGCTACTTCAATGGGCAACTATATGAAATCACTTACTGATAATCCTATCGCCCAGTACTGGACAAATGAGAAAAATAAGATTCAGCCGGTTCAATCAATGGGATTAATTGGTCCTGTAACTTTATACAAAAAATCATGA
- a CDS encoding glycoside hydrolase: MKTTKSLLLSIMLLASVGLSAKDYNASMFGVKSNGTTMNTNSIQKGIDFVSENGGGRLVFYVGRYLTGTIHMKPNVTIQLEEGAILVGSPNPLDYEFISNWTALIFAHNVNNIGITGKGVIDGQGFTVATNLVDLIHKGVIKDPLKYDRPWEGRRPQNIYFKGCRNVRIEGIILKDPGSWNQQYDQCKNVIVKGITVDSKSYWNNDGIDIVDCDSVSVTDSYFDAADDGICLKSHNADFICQNVYIHNNTIRTSANGIKFGTASLGGFRNIKIINNLVFDTYRSAITFAAVDGGLVENVIVDSLRSINTGNVIFLRIGERRAGKKGKMSNISISNVYAEVPSTKPDAGYNYEGPVEDMPRNISPSSIVGMPDAIIENVTLKNIEINYPGGGNPEFAKIGLDELDKVPEMGASYPEFSMFKELPAWGIYIRHAKGITMENVTLSCGKRDYRTPIVLDDVKGADIKLLKVNEPGGNKQPVFSYKSEKVVIR; this comes from the coding sequence ATGAAAACAACCAAATCTCTACTTCTTTCGATTATGCTGCTTGCCTCTGTTGGGCTTAGTGCGAAAGACTACAACGCTTCAATGTTCGGTGTAAAATCAAACGGAACAACGATGAATACAAATTCGATTCAGAAAGGGATTGATTTTGTAAGTGAAAACGGCGGAGGACGTCTTGTTTTTTATGTCGGCAGATACCTCACCGGGACAATCCACATGAAACCAAATGTTACTATTCAGCTTGAGGAAGGTGCCATCCTGGTAGGTTCTCCGAATCCACTCGATTATGAATTCATTTCGAACTGGACTGCACTGATATTCGCACATAATGTGAATAACATTGGCATTACCGGGAAGGGAGTTATTGACGGACAGGGATTTACTGTGGCTACCAATCTTGTGGATCTGATTCATAAAGGAGTTATAAAAGATCCTCTCAAGTATGATCGTCCCTGGGAAGGACGACGGCCGCAGAATATCTATTTCAAAGGATGCCGGAATGTACGGATTGAAGGTATAATCCTGAAAGATCCGGGAAGCTGGAATCAGCAATACGATCAGTGTAAAAACGTTATTGTTAAAGGAATAACAGTAGACAGCAAGTCGTACTGGAACAACGACGGAATTGACATCGTAGACTGCGACAGCGTAAGTGTTACAGACTCATATTTTGATGCTGCAGATGACGGCATATGTCTGAAATCGCATAACGCTGATTTCATTTGTCAGAATGTTTATATTCATAATAATACTATCCGCACAAGTGCAAATGGGATTAAATTCGGAACAGCATCTCTTGGCGGTTTCAGGAATATTAAAATAATAAATAACCTGGTCTTTGATACCTACCGTTCAGCAATCACCTTCGCAGCCGTTGACGGCGGACTTGTTGAAAATGTTATAGTTGACAGCTTGCGGTCGATCAATACAGGAAATGTTATTTTTCTTCGTATCGGCGAACGCAGGGCAGGTAAAAAGGGTAAAATGAGTAATATAAGTATTTCAAATGTCTATGCGGAAGTCCCATCAACCAAACCGGATGCAGGATATAACTATGAAGGTCCGGTTGAGGATATGCCAAGAAATATATCCCCATCATCAATCGTTGGCATGCCCGATGCAATCATTGAAAATGTGACATTAAAAAACATTGAAATAAATTACCCGGGAGGAGGAAATCCCGAATTCGCCAAAATCGGATTGGATGAGCTTGACAAGGTCCCTGAGATGGGTGCCAGCTATCCGGAGTTTTCAATGTTCAAAGAGCTTCCTGCATGGGGCATTTATATCAGACATGCAAAAGGAATCACAATGGAGAATGTGACTCTCTCTTGCGGCAAGAGAGACTACAGAACACCCATTGTACTCGATGATGTAAAAGGTGCTGATATTAAACTGCTGAAAGTAAATGAACCCGGAGGCAATAAGCAACCGGTCTTTTCATATAAATCAGAAAAAGTGGTGATCCGCTAA
- a CDS encoding cation:proton antiporter yields MLHVPPLIIDLALILGSAAIVTLLFKKLKQPVVLGYIIAGFLVGPYFKLFPTIVETDSIKTWADIGVIFLLFGLGLEFSFKKLARVGGVALITAFTEVTLTMLLGFGVGKLLGWNNINSLFLGGILAIASTTIIIRAFDELGVKNQKFAGIVTGVLVIEDLVAVILMVLLSTVAVSQTFAGAEMFKSILQLAFVLVLWFVSGIFFLPTFFRKISSLITEETLLIISLALCFLMVVLATYAGFSPALGAFIMGSILAETTKAEKIEKITKSVKNLFGAIFFVSVGMLIDPAMLVEHIIPILAATLVLLFGKPLFVTLGALVAGVPLKIAVQSGMSLSQIGEFSFIIATLGLTLNVTSDFLYPVAVAVSVLTTFTTPFMIKLSDPVFRRIEKLLPDKWKKSMASYSVGAQNIAEITEWKKVIRSYVINIVIFSVIIIAIILLGTRIIAPLFSEYNSSKFITVAVCLIALSPFLWALAFRRPHNQNYKSVWARNTQRGPLIIMGFSKVGLAVFYIGFLLDYLFPTIVAFSGAVIAIIILAFLSRRLKAFYGELEMRFLDNLNEREIKAKEGNEILTPWDTHLASFELGIKSPLAGKTLEESQIREDFGVNIAAIERGDYLINVPTRDSHLYPSDKLMVIGTDEQLEKFRIFLESSVAREKVPDIKQKVTLNHFTIGEKSSLTGKTIRDSGIRERTKGLVVGIERNGERILNPESNVVFEVNDKIWIVGNPLRLQIIINELTG; encoded by the coding sequence ATGCTACACGTTCCGCCGTTAATAATCGATCTTGCACTTATACTTGGCTCGGCAGCTATAGTAACATTGCTTTTTAAAAAGCTGAAGCAGCCTGTGGTTTTGGGTTATATTATTGCCGGATTTCTGGTCGGACCATACTTTAAGTTATTCCCTACAATAGTTGAAACCGACAGTATCAAAACATGGGCTGATATCGGAGTAATATTCCTGCTGTTTGGTCTTGGACTTGAATTCAGTTTTAAGAAATTGGCGAGGGTAGGTGGTGTGGCATTAATCACTGCTTTTACAGAAGTGACTCTTACAATGCTCCTGGGCTTTGGTGTTGGAAAACTATTAGGCTGGAATAACATTAACAGTCTTTTTCTGGGAGGAATTCTGGCTATTGCATCAACAACAATTATCATAAGGGCGTTTGATGAACTGGGGGTTAAAAATCAGAAATTTGCCGGAATTGTAACAGGAGTACTGGTTATTGAAGATCTTGTTGCTGTGATACTTATGGTACTGCTCTCAACTGTTGCTGTAAGTCAGACATTTGCCGGGGCAGAGATGTTTAAATCGATTTTGCAGCTTGCTTTTGTCCTCGTTTTGTGGTTTGTTTCAGGAATATTTTTTCTTCCGACATTTTTCCGGAAGATAAGTTCATTAATCACCGAGGAAACATTACTTATAATTTCGCTGGCGCTCTGTTTTCTTATGGTGGTGCTGGCAACATATGCCGGATTCTCACCCGCTCTCGGTGCCTTTATAATGGGATCTATTCTTGCCGAAACAACAAAAGCTGAAAAAATTGAAAAAATTACAAAGTCGGTCAAGAACCTTTTCGGTGCAATTTTCTTTGTGTCGGTTGGTATGCTGATCGATCCGGCAATGCTTGTTGAACACATAATTCCAATTCTCGCAGCTACTCTGGTATTATTATTCGGGAAGCCGCTGTTTGTTACGCTTGGAGCTCTTGTCGCCGGTGTACCTCTGAAAATCGCTGTTCAATCAGGTATGAGCCTTTCACAGATAGGGGAGTTTTCCTTTATCATCGCCACACTGGGACTCACACTGAATGTGACCAGCGACTTTCTTTACCCTGTTGCAGTTGCTGTTTCAGTGCTGACAACCTTCACAACACCCTTTATGATAAAACTCTCCGATCCGGTATTCAGGCGGATAGAGAAGTTATTGCCTGATAAATGGAAGAAGAGTATGGCCTCCTATAGTGTTGGAGCTCAAAATATTGCCGAGATCACAGAATGGAAGAAGGTAATCAGATCTTATGTTATCAATATAGTTATATTTTCAGTGATAATTATAGCGATCATTCTCCTTGGCACCCGTATAATTGCCCCTTTATTCTCCGAATACAATAGCAGCAAGTTTATTACTGTGGCAGTTTGTCTGATAGCGTTATCTCCTTTTCTATGGGCACTTGCCTTCCGGAGACCACACAACCAGAATTATAAAAGTGTATGGGCAAGAAATACACAGAGGGGTCCGCTGATAATAATGGGCTTTTCCAAGGTTGGTCTCGCTGTGTTTTATATCGGATTTCTTCTTGATTATCTGTTTCCTACAATTGTTGCATTTTCGGGAGCTGTTATTGCTATCATTATACTGGCTTTTTTGTCAAGGAGGTTGAAAGCGTTTTACGGAGAGCTTGAGATGAGGTTTCTTGATAACCTGAATGAACGGGAAATAAAAGCAAAAGAGGGGAATGAAATACTTACGCCATGGGATACACACCTTGCTTCTTTTGAACTTGGTATAAAATCCCCCCTTGCAGGAAAAACGCTCGAAGAGTCGCAAATCAGAGAGGACTTCGGTGTCAACATTGCTGCAATTGAGCGCGGAGATTATCTGATTAATGTTCCGACCCGCGACAGTCACTTATATCCGAGCGATAAGCTGATGGTAATTGGTACCGACGAGCAGCTTGAAAAATTCAGGATCTTTCTCGAATCATCTGTAGCCAGGGAAAAAGTGCCGGATATTAAGCAGAAAGTCACTCTTAATCATTTTACTATCGGAGAAAAGTCTTCACTTACAGGCAAAACCATCAGAGACTCAGGCATACGTGAACGTACAAAAGGTCTGGTTGTGGGTATTGAAAGAAACGGAGAAAGAATACTGAATCCCGAATCAAACGTTGTTTTTGAAGTGAACGACAAAATATGGATCGTTGGCAATCCTTTGCGTTTACAGATTATAATAAATGAACTTACCGGTTAG